tgttggtggtggctctgtttttgctgcctctgctgcagttgcagccacCGTGGCGTCAATTATCGCCGCTGTACGCAAAGTGGGGcaggcaaataataaaaacgcGCCCAAACGCAGTCGCCGTCAGGCTCAAAGCACTTCATTGTCAAATGAGCTTAAACACGCCCCTGGagtgcccctgccgctgcctctgtcgctgcaACTACCACAGCTCCATGTCTCTGCCTCCGGTCGGGCTGCATCTCCGTACGCCTCTCGATtctcatttttcatttatgcaGCGGCTCCAGCTCTCTTTGctgcgttttcattttcattttgttttctgcgCTGCAATCTTACCCTCTCTTGTGGGAGGGTATATTCATTTTAGTTGCCTACTCAGACCAtagaattttttaattaattttctaatCATGGAACAAAAACTTCGCCGTTTTTCACGCCTCTCTCTGCAATGATGAGATGACAGCGAAGTGCGTGATAGATAATGGCAGCAAAGACAAAACGACTTCGAGGATTCTTTCTATTAAAAAGTTGATACACTAAAACGGAAAAATTAGAAAGGGTATTTGCTTATTTGTTCGGAATCTCTTACTTCACTTTTGGCGCTGTTTTGTTCGCCGTTTTCACGCCTCACTTGCCGCCTTGTTTGCCCCGTTCGCTGATTGATGGCGACTGCAGCTTCGACTTCAGTTCCGTCTCGGGCTCTGGGCTCCGTCTCCGTCCGTGTGTCTGCGTGTCCGCGCAGGTGTCGCCGCCTAATTAAATGAAGGCAACGCTCACGCATGCGTAACCCAATCGACAAACAGTAgaagcagctacagcagcagtggcagtggcagaggcaaccGCAGCACGGACTGAGCCCCTCCTCCTTCATATCGCCCTTCGCGACGCATTGTTGAGAAAATGGGTCAATATgcaattattgcatttttcgcTCTGTGAGAGGCCCAGCTTCGCCGTCACTTGCGTCACACATGGAGTTCGCAATAATCATAATATGGCTACTTCACTTGGCAAAGCAATCAAGCCGAGGCCCCCAGAGCTGTTGATTTTGTTAATATTTGCCCAATGGCCTTCCCCGCCAGATTCCTCCACACCCACTGTTGTTCCCTGCTCACAATTTGTGGAGTCCGATGAGAGCCGccaccacgccacaccacgCAACTCAATATCATAATCGCTGCATGGGCTCCGGCACAGTTCTGCAAGGTACTCGTAATGAAGCGACGCCAGACTTGGGGAGCGAAGCAAATCTGTTCGATTTGCTCCAATTTCGGCTGTGGAACACGATTCTTCCTATCCAGAGATATGGAAATTTAATGCACTAGGACCGAAACtttctatttaatttcttaaattACATATATTAGATAAGTTTAAGTATGGAGTCGCTTTGACTTCCaacttaattttgtttgcagtGTATTTGGTTATGCACTTCGAAATTGCTTGCAGTGTTCCCTTTCgttgttttctttgcactttaccGTTTGTTATTGTCCACTGCTTATACCATCGCCATGCACGAACCGTCTTGTCCACTTTTTGTCTAATAGCtgtttgagagagagagagagagcgatgatGTTCAAGAACAGATCAAAAGGGAGACGGAGAGAACATCATGCGAGCGTGTTGCTCTGAAGCAAGCTGGTTGGAttaatagagagagagacagagacagagatgtATCGAAAGAGAGTTGCACACAATGGGAATCTGAAAAGGATGGTTCACGATGCTCTTCAGAACAGTTGTGTTATGGAAGCTTGAACAAGCAATTGCTCGCATGGGAGTTCTGCAAAGTGTAAACAAGATAATCGAAGGCGTGAACCCTGATGAGGAACACTGATAAAAATTCTTTTTAGCAAGAAATGGAATGGACTTTATattaattcaatcaattttgaaatcaaaaaaaccaaagagctTTCCAATTAACCTTCCTCTCTACAGAGCACCTTTTAAAATAATGTctaaatgtttttgtataaaatGCTTTGagttaaaatttcaaattcaaaattcgaATTTCTTTTGGCCCGCCGACGAATCAAAATTTCAGTGTTGGACATTCAGCAGCATGCGAGCCTTGTTGAATGGTGAAAGATATCTAAATTTGGTAAGATTCAAAAGAACCTGCCACCGAAAGTAGCTAATGCTGGAATCCTCTTAAGTAGTTCAGAAATTACCAACGTTTCTATAGCCAAAACAAGATCatgctgccacacaaatgCCTCTACGAGTCGGCCAGAAAGACACTTCAGTCCAAATCGGAGCAGAGTATCAAGATACCAGCATCCCATAGACCGTTCAGCTGGAAGGCGAGACCTGTCCACAACCCAGACCTAATCTCAACAATCTGCAGTGTGAGAAGAGCGTCTGGCAAGTGCAAGGGTCCCGCTAAAGATCCGCCCAAGGAGAGACCGCCCTCGTTTTGCAAACCAACTGAAAGCGAGCCACCGTGTTCGAAGGATCCCCCACCAGGCAAGAAGGCAGCTCCGTTTCGACAATCTACGTCACCGCCAATGAACAAAGAGTGTAAAAAGACTGAGGAGAAGCTGCCGTGTCCCAAAAAGGAACCTCgcaaggaaaagaaaaagcccaaagatgcagcaacaaaagatttGGCCCCAAAAGCCACTGTCCCTAAAGATGCAGCACCCAAACCTACTGCCCCCAAGGATTCTGCACCACAAGCCACTGCACCCAAAGTAGCTCCAAGCAAAACTGCTCCCACCAAAGATGCATCACCCAAATCATCTGCAAttcctccaccgccaccgccaccgcctcctggAGTACCTGTAAATAAAGCAACGTCTCAGGCACCCCCAGTTAGAGCTGAACCATCATCATCCAAGccccctccaccaccaccgcctccgccaGCCAGAAAAATACCTCCAGCAATGCCTACCCCTGCAGCTACAAAGCCAGCAATCACACAGTACAAATCCGCAATGCCCACTTCCCCCAGTCCCTGTGAAAAACCtccaaaaccaaaagatgAAGAGAAGAAACCGAAGGGTCCCCCCAAGAAGGAATCGTCCCCGAAAGTAAAGAAAGAGAAGCCAAAGGAAGTTCCAAACCCGTGCATGCTGGCATTTATGGAAAGGAATCGTCTCGGTGATAAAAAGCCACCTAGAGGAGGCTGCTATGCGGGTACGTCCTCACGCAAAGAAGGAACTCGTTCTCGAGGCAAGGCATCACCCAAAAAGGGACCCAGCTCTGGAGGCAAACCCTCTGCCAAAGAGGGACAAGCTAAACCCACCCCCAAAGAGGGACAAAGCAAATCCTCATCCAAAGCAAGACCCACAGCTGGAGGAAAGCCCGCTCCCAAAGAAGGAGCGAGTTCGGGAGGCAAACCTTCAGCCAAAGGGCCAGCCAGGCCCGCGGGAAAGTCCTCAGGCACAGGACCAGCCAGTCCAGCCGGAAAGCCAGCCTCTTCTCCGACAGTCAGCAAAAAAatggccacagcagcaaatgtCCAGCCGAAAGTCACGgctccaccagctcctccaccagaacccaaagcaaaaactCCTCCAaagccgccaccaccaccaccgccgccttTCGTGAAACCCTCGCCCAGCCAGTCCACCCAAGCCGGAGGCGATCAGTGCCACTGCGAGGCAAATACATCGCAGCTACTCTGCCAGCCGGTGGTGCCGCTGAAGGACACCATTCAGCGATATCTGTGCAGCATACAGCCGCTCCTGAAGCCCGAAGAATTCCCGGAGGAATATAAGCTAACCATCGAGTTCCAGGATGGCGAGGGTgcgcagctgcagaagctgctggaggatgtgGCCAAGTACAGCACCAATTGGCTGACTCCACGGTGGACAAATGCCGCCTACCTGGGCTACAGAGCGCCGGTTACCATCTTCTCGAGTCCCTGCCTGACCCTGCCCATGCAGAAATTTGAAACTAATCGGGACTACATGCTGTACACGGCCAAGGTGATCTATGGGATGTGCGAGTTCAAGGAGCTGGTGGACAACAATGGCATACCCGTGGTGAAGATGTGCTGCCACGATCTGGACAACAGTCAGTTCAGGAAGATCTTTGGCACGGTACGCAAGCCGGGACGCTTCTGCGATACCATCGAACAGTATCCAGAGTCGCAGTATGTGGTGGTGATCCATAGAAATAATGTAAGCAAATGTCTTACCCTGTAATTCTAAATACTAAATCCCTTTCGCAGTTCTTCAAGCTTCCCGTTTATGGTGCGGACTGCAAGATTGCTCATGTCCACAATGTGGCTGACCAACTGGGCAGCATTCTGCACTGTCCCATGGAGAGGGGCGAGCCCATTGGCCTGCTCACCCACGACAATCGCGACAACTGGGGCGAGGCGTACACTTATCTCTGCGGCTCTGAGGGCAACAACGAGTCGATTGTCCACGCCATCGAGCAGTCGCTCTTCATCGTCTGCCTGGATGACCGCGTGGAGGTGCCCGAACATGGCGCCAGTGCCGTGCTTGCTGCACAGCTCCtccatggcggcggcggccatcaGAACAGCGCCAATCGCTGGATGGACAAGACGATCCAGCTGATTGTCAATCCGAATGGCATGGCCGGCTTCTGCTACGAGCATGCACCCGCCGACTGCCAGCCACTGGCCATGCTCATGGACTATGTGCAGGGGAAAATGTAAGTCTTAAAAGCATCAAGCTACAGGGCTAATCTTCTGCATTTCCACTTTTCAGAACTCAACCAAATTATGGCTGTGAATGCTGCAGCAATTCCAAGCTGCAGGCAGCCACCGTACTCTGCTTTGATCCACTCAACCAATGCACGGATCTGTACCTGTGCGAGGCAAAGCGGAATATTGACAAAATCTGCAGCAGGCTGCAGTTGCACGTCTTCAAGTACGAGTGTCACGGGAAAGAGTTCATCAAGGCGCAGGGTTTGAATGCGGACAGCTACATACAGATGGCCCTGCAGTTGGCCTACTACAATCTGCACGGGGAGATGCCGGCCCAGTACGAGTCGGCACACCTGCTCATGTTCGAGGAGGGACGCACGGAGACCGTACGCTCCACCTCGAGGGAGTCCAGTGCCTTTGTCAAATCCATGACCTGCTGGCCGGGCACCAATAACAGGCGTTTGTTGGCTCTCCGCACCGCAGTGGACTCCCACCAGGAGCTGACCAAACTCGCTCTGCAGGGACGTGGCGTTGATCGACATCTGTTGGGGCTGCAGCAAATGGCCAAGGAGAATGGTCTCCCGATGCCCAAGTTCTTTCAGTCGAAGGGGTTCGTCAAGTCGGTCAGCTTCCAGGTGTTCAGCTCCCAGGTGCCCAGCAGATATGAATCCTTCATGGCGTACGGGCCACTGATCGCCAATGGCTATGGCTGCTGCTACAATCCACGCAGCAAGGACATGATATTCTCCATCTCGGCATGGGGCTCCAACAAGGAAACCGATCCAGTGCTCTATGGAAAAGCTATAGAGAAGGCCTTGAATACGATGCGCAGACTGATCATCCAGACGGGCGGTGATCGAGTGGGCGAAAATGTCTGCAAATGCGCAGACGAAAGACCAACCAAGTAGAGCCATCATATTGAATGTTCCCACATCCCCCTCAAGGCAAATACACTTTCGCAATCTTTCACTTTATTTCTGGCACAGACGAGAATGAGTATTCGGTGTATGCATTAGCCGAGAGCCAATTTAAGCGGGCTCGGGTCAGGGTCAGGGCCGGGCTTAAAAGCTAAAACAAAACGTATTACTCATGCACGAGACACGCTCACCTCTGGCACCGGCCCGGGCCGACACCACACGATCGTCGCAAGAACTTTGCTGGCCGATCGAGAGAATATTAGCCTGACTCAGGAACAgtaagagatggagagagcgagagacagtgAAAGAGATCACTCAAGTACAGCCCGATCAGCTGAACGCCCACAGGGGATCGTGGAGAGAGATCAGCCACTTGCTAATTAATAAGGCAGTCGAGTCAGATGCATTAATTTATCATACGACATATAAGGAAAGAGAGATTtagggagagagacaaactCAATCGAAGATGAAGAATTCTAACAAATCAGATCATCATTCCATCATCAGACATCAGAGTTCTGCTCCCCCCACTGCCACCCATCCGCTGGACGACTGACCCACTTGCCTCATGAATGCGGCGCCTTCTTCTTCGGCCGCGGGGGCAAAGAGTCAACCCTCCGCACTGTCCCTTCCTCCTCCATTAGCTGCTCGGTTCttatgcaacatttgcagATGCAGTTCGTTCTTCGTTCTCTCGCTTCTCGCTTCTCGATTCTCAGTTGTGTGCTCTTTTGCcgtttgcaattttattgctaAATTAAGTAATTGGTCCaagaagcagcaactgcagagCTCCTCCATCGTGCCCACTCCTCTCTGGATGCCCTGCATTCGCTGTGGATTCTTGCAATCTAAACGTTGCTCCgcttgtgtttgcatttgtatctgtatttgtgtATCTATTAGAACGTTGTCGGCCGCGgggtatctgcatctgtgcaTCGCGAGGCGGCGCGCACAATGGGAGAGGCATGAGAGGCGTGCTCTGTGTTGTTTTCTTTCCTCCGCTTTCCATTTCGCATGTATCGTGCAGATGCAGTTTGGACTCGGGGCAAGGGGGGTGCTGAATGCATGCCGCGAATAGCCGAAAGCAACAGAGGCAACAGATGGATTCGCAAATGCAACTGAATTTGGATGTGCTGCAGCTTGCGTAATGCGGCAGCTAGCAGAACGAATCATTCCAGGAATTTGTGACTTATTCCTCTGGCATCATTAGCCATAATTTGGCGGCCTTCTAATTGGGATACTGGACGCTCTGCTTCACTCTGTTCACATCAGTCGAAAAGTGTGATTCACACGGAGTTGGGGATCTGTGTCCGAGGCGTGGTCTCACGTGCAGCTCGTCATCGTTGCTGGCCATAATCTGATCTCATTTTAATCGCAGCTAATGAATGTCAACACTAATTGCCCACTTGAGTGGCGGCTGACTCCGCAGAGTGCGCAGCCCAAGGGGAGAagggactgccactgccccccaCATGatttcaaacaaaagaaaatcaactGACAACCAATGGAAAaagagccaaacaaaaggctAACAAAAGTGCCGAAACCTAATTACTGGTTGCCATACCACATACGAAAGAGATATCTCTTGAAAGGGGCAGGGACTGCGTCACTTGGATGCCATTTAAATGACTtaatatttacacaaatttatacaaattaattaaccaaTTAAGTGAACGTAGAGGAGCAAACCATGGGCCACAGAGCAGCTCCCTCCCTCACACGCTCATTAATCACAGAGCAGTCGTCTCTTTCGGTATTCATAAAGTGGAGATCCACACTTTGCCAGCACTTTGAATGCTAATGAtcagagatagagatacagaaaACAAACACCTTTAATTATATCAAATGTTGGTGTGTGCTCCAATGGTTTCTTAGACAATTTGCTAGTGGATGAAGTAATCGATCTTGGCAGTTGTCAACTCCAGAAGAGCCTCTTAATAGGGGTCCCAGTaacttctccctctctttacTAAACTGCAGACATGtagaataaaatgaaaactgcaGCCACATGGCGAATGAGTAATCGCgaggcaaagcaaagcctTAAAGCCATTTATGGTGCCCCTGCAGCATCGATCGATGCGCGGCCACTTGGACAACGAATTCGATTCAACGACTCTCTCAGACATTCTCCGTTTCACTGGCTTTCCGTTtgtctgtttctctgtttctctgtttctctgtttatctgtttgtttgtttgttggctttcgatttcgatttggaaGCATTTGGTGCCTTGtcatgctccatgctccatgctgctgcagtttgaGC
The sequence above is a segment of the Drosophila subobscura isolate 14011-0131.10 chromosome U, UCBerk_Dsub_1.0, whole genome shotgun sequence genome. Coding sequences within it:
- the LOC117901763 gene encoding carnitine O-acetyltransferase, with amino-acid sequence MRALLNGERYLNLFRNYQRFYSQNKIMLPHKCLYESARKTLQSKSEQSIKIPASHRPFSWKARPVHNPDLISTICSVRRASGKCKGPAKDPPKERPPSFCKPTESEPPCSKDPPPGKKAAPFRQSTSPPMNKECKKTEEKLPCPKKEPRKEKKKPKDAATKDLAPKATVPKDAAPKPTAPKDSAPQATAPKVAPSKTAPTKDASPKSSAIPPPPPPPPPGVPVNKATSQAPPVRAEPSSSKPPPPPPPPPARKIPPAMPTPAATKPAITQYKSAMPTSPSPCEKPPKPKDEEKKPKGPPKKESSPKVKKEKPKEVPNPCMLAFMERNRLGDKKPPRGGCYAGTSSRKEGTRSRGKASPKKGPSSGGKPSAKEGQAKPTPKEGQSKSSSKARPTAGGKPAPKEGASSGGKPSAKGPARPAGKSSGTGPASPAGKPASSPTVSKKMATAANVQPKVTAPPAPPPEPKAKTPPKPPPPPPPPFVKPSPSQSTQAGGDQCHCEANTSQLLCQPVVPLKDTIQRYLCSIQPLLKPEEFPEEYKLTIEFQDGEGAQLQKLLEDVAKYSTNWLTPRWTNAAYLGYRAPVTIFSSPCLTLPMQKFETNRDYMLYTAKVIYGMCEFKELVDNNGIPVVKMCCHDLDNSQFRKIFGTVRKPGRFCDTIEQYPESQYVVVIHRNNFFKLPVYGADCKIAHVHNVADQLGSILHCPMERGEPIGLLTHDNRDNWGEAYTYLCGSEGNNESIVHAIEQSLFIVCLDDRVEVPEHGASAVLAAQLLHGGGGHQNSANRWMDKTIQLIVNPNGMAGFCYEHAPADCQPLAMLMDYVQGKITQPNYGCECCSNSKLQAATVLCFDPLNQCTDLYLCEAKRNIDKICSRLQLHVFKYECHGKEFIKAQGLNADSYIQMALQLAYYNLHGEMPAQYESAHLLMFEEGRTETVRSTSRESSAFVKSMTCWPGTNNRRLLALRTAVDSHQELTKLALQGRGVDRHLLGLQQMAKENGLPMPKFFQSKGFVKSVSFQVFSSQVPSRYESFMAYGPLIANGYGCCYNPRSKDMIFSISAWGSNKETDPVLYGKAIEKALNTMRRLIIQTGGDRVGENVCKCADERPTK